The Thermoplasmata archaeon nucleotide sequence ACGCCCTTCTCAGATGCACGGACGTCCATCTCGACTATGAATGCGATATGGCCCTCGGGGTCCTTGACGTCGACACGGTTCTTCCCGATCTCTATCTTTTCGCTCAGAAGATACAAGCCGCGGTATTCTCCGTTGATGTATAGATGAACGAATCTGCAATCCATGTTGGAGCTGCAGTCAAGTGTGTCGGCCACCAATGAGGCCAGATAGTTCCTGGACAGGCTCTGGTCGAAGTAATTGCATACCAGTACCCATTTCTTGGCAGCGTTCATCCCCAGTACATCTGTCTTGGATTCGAACTTCAGGCTGTACGGTTTCTTGGGGGACTCCCAAGTTGTATTCCCGCGTCCTTTGATCTTCGCAGGTTCATCATAAAGTTCCTGGCTATCACCCAGAAGGTCCACTGTGCATGCGATGTAATCCTCTTTGGATACGATTTCGGATCCGTTCTCGGTATCGATATGTATAGCAGGGAAGGACTCTTCCCCCTCAGGGACGGCAGTCATCATCGCCAAGATGATCACTGTCGCCGATACGGCTGCAAGGATTGCTATTTTGATCGCAATTCCGGTGTTCATGCCCACATCACCACCGATGTTAAGAAGCCCAGGAACAGATCCAATGCGCAGATGTATACGGTAAGGGCTATTGCATTATTCAAAGAGATCCGTTTCGCCACGAAAAGTGTGATCGCGGTTTCCATGATTATGAGCATCAAGCTCCAGCCTATGAATACCGAGAGGTGAGCGAATTCTTCCACGATCGCAATCATGCATCCTGTACAGAACAGCAAGACTGTCAGACACAAGGAGACAGTGGCGATCGCGATCAAAGCAGGGGCAGGCAGAACCTTCCTGGCATCGGTCTCAACCAGGATGAGCTGGATGTTCTCCTTTTTCCAGAATAGAAGCGTGGCCACGGTGGCGATCGAAGCCACTGCAGTCATCCAGTAATATGGTGCCCGGTCGATCAGTATCATCACGATTGGTACCGAGACGAGAAGCCCCATCACGATGCCTGGAAGGTTCGTTTTGACACCGCCTGCCACTGAAAGGATGATGAGCAAGACGCCCATGCCCACGGTCGCCAACTGAGTTCCGAGGACCACAGGCGAGAGCAGTCCATCGAAAGTACACGAGACTGCCATCGAGCAGATTATGCCGACTGTCAGCGAGATGATGATCGGTATCGGAGAATAGGATTCTTCAACGTATTCTCTGGAAATCCTGAAAACACCAAAGATAGCTAGCAGCGCTATCGCAAGAGCGGGAATCCAGTAGAGCACGCTTTGAGAGCTTAGTGTGCATAGATAATTGTATGGTAGTTATTGACCAGATTAAACCGTCTTTACGAATGGAAGGGCCCGGCATTCGGCCGGGGAATAGGTTGAATCTCAAGGGCTGGCGGGATCTTCCTCAGGGGCCTTATCGTCACTTCCCTCAGGCCCTAGTTTACCGAAATCGCTTATCGTGTATGTCTCTTCCACGGGCAGGACGATTATCTTTCCGTCCCCGTGGTTCCCTGTGGTTGCCGTCTTGCATACGGAGTCGATCACAGCTTTGACATCCTTATCATCTACCACGATCTCGAACTTCGTCTTCTCTATCTCGTCGACGACGAATTCCCCGTACCTGTTGGCGAACTTCAGACCTGCCTGTCTTCCGCGCCCGGTAACATGGGTGATCGTCATGCCGTTGAATCCCGCCTCATGGATCGCATCCTTGACATCCTGGGCCTTCTCGGGACGCACAATTGCAATTATCATCTTCATGTCATCACCTCACTGATATGCACGTTCTCCGTGTTCTATGATATCCTGCCCCATGTCCTGTTCCTCAGGCGTCACACTTACACGGATGAAGAGTGATATCACCTTCAGGATCACGTATGATATGGCCGAGCTGTACACAACTGTGAACAGCACCATGACTATCTGACTGGCCAGGAGCGAGAAACCTCCGTATATCAGCCCTTCGGCCTCCTCTCCGACAACGGCCGGATCGGCCAGGAATCCGAGGGCTAAGAGTCCGAACATCGTCACGCACCCGTGCAGTGCGAACACATCCAGGGCGTCATCGAATTTCTTAAGGCTGTGGAAATAGCTGATGGCGTAGTATCCCACGACGGAACCGCATATCCCGAGGAATATGGACGCAGGTATCCCGACGTATCCTGCACAGGGGGTGATCGCAACGAGGCCTGCCAGCAGACCAGTGCATATTCCGACGGTGCTGACGCGTCCGTACATCGAATACTGGATGATCATCCAGGTGACGGTACTGCCTAACCAAGCGACTATGGTGTTGATGACCGCATGGATTGTGTATGAGTCCGCTGTTCCGAACCCTCCTCCGTTGAAGCCCATCCATCCGACCACGAGTATCCCTGTTCCTAGGAATACCATCGGGATGTTATGGGACGGGAGCTTGCGGATGTGCTCCTTTCTCGGTCCAAGGAATCTGACCGCTACCACCCCGGCCATAGCGGCCGCAAGATGGATTGCTATACCTCCTGCGAAGTCCAGGCCTTGGAACCAGTCGCCGAACATGCTGGAGAATCCGCCATCCCAAACAAAATGGACCAGAGGTGCGTAGATAAGGATGGACCACGCGGCCATGTATGCTATGACAGCTTGGAACCTCATACGTTCCGCACATGCTCCCAGGAACAGGCATGGGGCGATCATCGCGAACATCATCTGATACATCGCGAATTCAAGTTCTGAGATGTTTCCGCCGGATGCGGTGTCTATGGCTCCATCCATGAACAATCTGGAGAAATCGCCGAAGGTGCCGTCTCCTCCGAACGCCAGAGAATAGCCGCAAACCACCCATAGCAGACCAACGACTGCTGCACCGCCCATGGATTGGGCGATCATCGCAGACATGCTCTGCTTACGGAGAAGCCCTCCGTAGAACAGGATTAGTCCGGGGATCATCAGGAGGACGAGGCTCGAACTCACTAGCATCCACGAGATGCTGCCTCCTGCAGTCTCATCTTCGGGATCCACGGATGCGTCAGAACCCGGCGTTACACATACTAGAATCGATACGGCCGCTACGGCCGCAATCATCAGGATCATTGCCATCTTCTTTTCCATTCTATACCTTCCTGCTTCGATTCGGCAATGCTTACCACACGTTTTTTCATGATATTTAGAACGTGTCCAGATAACCAAAAATTAGGTAGTTTTATGTCGCACTGGCGGAAAATCGCAATGTTCGGAATCGGACACTTTTCTTTACCGATTGGACAGATTGGACAGAAGTTTGTAAAACCGCTTTTTCCGGCGGAACGTCCGGAGAACGCCGGTTTATTGGGCCGTCGGAGCCTTGTCTTTGGACATCAGCGAAGCTACGATCGTGATGAGGAGCACCCCGACGATGAAGGCCAAGGATGCGATGATGGGGACCTCGATGAAATCGACAAGAAGAAGTTTCGCGGCTATGAACATGAGGATGATTCCCAGACCGTACTTCAGATACTTCAGGGAACTCAATCCCCCCTTGATGGCGAAGTACAGCGACCTTAGTCCGAGGATGGCGAATATGTTCGATGTGTAGATGACGAGCAGATCGTTTGAAAGTGCTAATACGGCGGGGATGGAGTCCAGAGCGAAGACCAGATCTGAGAATTCTATCACGATCACACATAGGAGCAGAGGGGTTGCGACCTTCTTTCCGTCTATTTTTGTGAAGAATTTGTTACCATCCAGTGTTGGAGAGGTCTTCAGATGTTTGCTCATGAATTCAGCTATCTTGCTCTTTCCTTCTTCCTCTTCTTTGGCGAATAACGTTTTCAAGGCCGCATAGGCAAGGAGCGCTCCGAATATGTACATAACGAAATGGAATTTCATCAATTCTACGCCTATGAGCATGAACAGCAGACGGAATATCACCGCTCCGAATATCCCATAGAACAATGCCTTGTGCTGGTATTCGTCTGGTATGGAGAAGAGACTGAAGATTATGATGAACACGAACAGGTTGTCTATGCTCATCGATTCTTCCATGATGTATGCGGTGATGAATTCCAGTCCCTTGTCGTTTCCAAAAGTGATGAAGATGAATATGCCGTAACCCGCTGCTGCGAGGATCCATATCATCGTTTCCTTGAGGGCCCTCTTCATCGGTATGTGCTCGGGTTTGCGATGGAGGATCAGATCGAGGACAACCAAAACGAGTGCTATGATTATGAAAACAATCCAAGCCATCATTTCGTTATCCATTCGACTACGGTCCCCACTGTCTTGTGTAATGGGGTGAATAATCCTATTACAATATCAATCAATCGAATGCAGACGGGTTTCGTTTCTGAAAATCATAAGCGGTAGGAGAATGGCGTGGAGGACGTGATGCAGAACGTCCCGACCCAGCCGAGATGTGTGATTCGCCATCTTGGAGGGTCTGGGAAAGTTGCTAAGCAACCTCTCTACGCCATGACTTGCAGAAAACTACAACTCTTAGATTCATTTTGCAATCCGATCCGTCCCGTATTCGTTAGATTTTGGTGTTAAACCTCTTAAATCAACGAATTGCGAGGAATCAGAAATGGCAATTGGTAACATAGGAAATGATGTCATACAGACATTCGGAACAGCAGCACAGCCCATCAGGAACGAGCACCCTCCCATGAGGGACAACGTCATGGAGTTCAGGAGAGGGCCTCTCATGATCACCGTGAGCATGAGTTCGTTCTACGACGAGGCGAAGAAAGAGTACGGACCCTACACCGCAGGAATCTCGGTTGCGAACAACAAGAGATACAGTTCTCTCCCCGCGGATCCCAAGGTCCTCCTCGAGCTCAGCGATTGGCTCAAGGTCGTCGCGAAGGCAGTCGAGGGAGCACCCACCAGGGACGGAGACAGGACCGACAACAACGTCGATGAGGCCAAGAGGATCATCGCGAAGTACAAGGTCTGATCCACATGAGGCCCTTCGTCGTGGACATATTCAGGACGGACTCCAAGAACAACGTTTCTAAGAGACGCCTGCAGGCCGATACCCTCGAGATCGCGAAACGTCTCATGGAAGTACACAAGGAAACCGGGGATGTGACCCGCATAGTGATATCGGAACGTGTCGGAACGAGATACACCAGACTCGAGAAGAAGTGTGTCTGGACGAGGGGCATCTGAACTGGTGAAGATCGCTGCGGACGGTCCGGTCCAAAGAGGGGATGTTTCCATCCTCCAGGCTGTTTTGAATGAGTTTGCAGCCTCAGACCGAACCGCTCGTTTTCTTCCTGCGTCCTTTGTCGGGTGGTGAGGTCATGGTCTTCCGGTCTGCTTTTTCGGCTTGTTTTCTCAGGCCGGTCGACCGCATCCCCTCGGACATACGGACCGTCCGCGGCAAACCCCTTCTCTGCAGGGGCACCAAGCAGAGCGAATAAAGAAGGTGTCAACAATGGCAAACAGATATTTCAGGCCCGGAGAAGTGGACGATATTTTCGGTTCCATGGATCGCGTCAAGGCCACGAAGTACGCCCACAAGGTCCTTGCCAACAGGGATTCCCCTGTCGTCAACAAGGATGCCGTGGCTGCGTACATGAGCGCACACCCTGAGAAGTTCCTCACCCAGGAGCAGATCGACCTCGATCCGTCCATCATGGGAAGGAGATCCTTCTTCGGGGGAAGGAAGACCAGAAGGCCCATCGCCGAGGTACGCTCCGTCGAGGAGATCTCCAAGGCGGTCAGCAACATGGGCACCCCTCTCAGGAGGAGGATGTACCTGGAGAGCATCATCGACAATCCGGACACCCCGGCGGAGACCCGCCAGAATGCGAAGGATTTCATGAACCTCAACAGGGACCGCCTCGCTACTGACAAGCAGGTGGAGGCCTATAAGGCAAGGAAGGCTGCAGAGGCAGCTGACCCCGAGCTGAGGAACAGGAGGTTCTGGTCCAGGTTCTGGAAGTCCAAGGAGGACTACGCGAAGATGTCCCCCAAGGAGAAGAAGTTCTTCGGAATAGCCTTCCAGAACAAGAATCAGACCCGTACCGCCTCGTATTTCCTGAGGGTACTCACCAACAAGGAGTCCTCCCAGGAGGACAAGGATGCGGTCACCAAGGTGATCCACGACAATCCCCACATGGTCTTCAAGCACTACAACCGCGACTGGAAGAACGCCCCCAGAAGGGAGTACGGCACCAGAAGGGAGTGAGCAGGGATGGTCGGAATCAGATGTGTGGCAGCGATAGCTATGGCCCTCCTCGTGGTGATGACCTCGGTCGCATTCCTCGCGGACGATTCCGACGCTGTCGATGAGCACGGCACCTCGAACCACCCATTGACCGGGTTCTCGTACGACTGCTACATCCTGAAGGAGGACTCCGACAGGACATACTATGTGGCTGTGGGAAGCGATGTAAGCATCGTTAGCGGATACCACAAGGATAACTCGTGGTCGGCTCTGACCTACTACAACCCCGGATCGGTGACCTCCGGATACGGGCTGTCCTTCAACGGCAGCAAGGTTTCCGGTACCATCTCCAAGGAAGGGCTAATCGAGGTCGAGGTCAACCACTCCCAGATGGGCGTCGTCTACACGGACTTCACCCTGAGGATCTTCGCAGTCAACACCAACCCGGTCTACACCATCACATACGATGCTGGGATCGGACTGGTGAACGGCCATCAGACATGGTCCGAGCAGATCCCCGAGGGATCCTTCGCTTCGCTACCTCAGGCCGTCCATTCCAGCGGTGCATACGCATTCATGGGATGGAGCGAGTCCGAGACTGCAGACGAGGGGGTATCCTCGTACAACGCCACCAGGGACGTCACCCTGCATGCGGTCTGGAAGAGGAACGCGGTGCAGATCAACGATGCCACTGCCACAGTAACTAGCGGCCAGTCGGCCTCGCTCCCGATCCACACCAGCCCCTCATCCGCTGCGGTATCCATAGGATCGGCCGGAGGTCTTCCTATAGATAATATCAAGATTGAAGGCCACGACCTCATCCTCGATATGACCGGAGTGGATCCGGGAACGTACTTCATACAGCTGAACGCATCCTACACGGGATACATCACAGGCGAATCCGTCGTCACCGTCAAGGTGCCGATAACCATCGTCAAGCCTATAGAGTACGTCCTCACCGAAGGGGATTTCTTCTCCTACACCCCGGTGACCAATCCCACCAACGCCGAGATCACACTGGTCTCGGTGACCAAGGACGGCAACCTCGTATCCGATACTGGGCTGCAGGTCAACGGAAGGTCCATAGCAGGGACGTTCGATGGGAAGGGGACCTATGCGATTACCTACAGGGCTAGTCTGGAAGGATACGTTGATGTCAGCAACACCGTATTCGTGAAGGTCAACGAGAGACAGGCATCCGCCCCAGCGCCGGTGATGGGAACAATAACGGCGACTCCGAGGGCAACGGAGCCTAGGGTCTACGACTTCGTGATCTCCGGATACGCCAATGCATCGAACATAATCTGGTCCTACGAGGGAGTGGTATTCGCCACATCATCCCCCACGGCACTGTACGAGTTCCCCGCATCCGGCAGCTACACGGTGAAATGCACCCTGGCGGGATTCGACGGATTCTTTGTATCGGAGGACGTGTCGGTCATCTGCCTGGACAACTATCACCGCGAGGCGGCTTGGGTCGGGATACCGTACAGCTTCATCATCGAATCCGATGACGAGGTCAGCATCGAGGACGGCGCCCCGTTCAGCGTGATCACTTCGACACTGGATGGAAAAACGTACAGGATGGTCTCCGGAACCCCCGGCGACGTCTTCGTGGGCGAATCCTTCGGGGTCAACCTCGGAGACGACTCATGGAGCATCCATGTGTATCCCAGGGAGACCTCCGCGCCGGTGGTCGATTTCGATCTGGTCCTCAGCGACGACGGTTACACAGTGGTGGCCCTTTTCAAGGGACAGAACGCATCGTTCTACTCCTTCGACTTCAACGGCGACGGCATCCCCGAGCAGGGCAACGCCTACACCTACGACAGGGAGGGAAGGTACACCGTGGTCTGCAAGGCAGTCAACAATGTATCCGAGACCTCCAAGTCGGACATGGTGTCGATCAACGTCATCCCTCACGAGGACGTCTACGTCCTGGAGCTCACCGATTTCCAGATGGTCGTCGGAGAGAGGCTGGACGTCATCCTCACGGTGGAGGAGGGCGACATCGTCACGGTCTCCGGCCCCGCGGCCGATTTCGTCACCGTGAGGGACGGTTCCACCCTCAGGGCTGAACCCACCGAGAAGGGCGTCTTCGATCTGAAGGTCACCGTCCATCACGACAACGGCACATCCGTCTCCAAGACGGTGAAGGTCACGGTAAGGGGCGACGAGGTCCAGGACCTGGTGGAGGAGAAGCACGACTACATGGTGGTCATGGCGATCTTCTTCATCATCTCGGTCTCGGCTATTGCGGTCTTCATCCTCAGGGACATCAAGACCCCGATCCAGAAACCTTCGCTTATCGGCAGGTACCTCCGCAGGAGGCAGTACAGATGACAGACGTTGTCATCCCGGTCACAACGGTATGGGACGTTCTGGCCAACGCTCTCGACGACCCGTGGTTCTGGGCGCTCTCAGCAGTGGGGGCGTTCGGTACCGCACTGGTAATCAGGTCCAGGCTCAAAGGAGGCTGCTATCGATGGTTCTCCCTGCGATAATCCCTGCGATTGCATCCGCCCTGGCCTGGGTGGGCATCGACCTTGGAATTTCGTACCTCACCAGCGATTCCTCGGACGTATCCTACGTCTCCGGACTGGACTTCCCCATGTTCCTGGAATCGTACTGGCTTCCTCTCCTACTCTACGGTCTTATGATGGTCTCAGCGGTAGCTCTGGCCATCCCTAAGCATACACATTCGAACAACGGTCCCGGCCGCCGTATCTAAGGCCGGAACAAACGAGTTGAAACAATGTTTAGCAACATCAAGGCGACCGCATTGTTCGCAGTCCTCGTCATGGCGATGGCAGGTTTCTGCATCCTTGCGGAATCCCATGAGTCCGACGCTATAGGCGAAGATCTCAGCGCAACATACGGAACGCCCACGAACATCAACATCGCTCCCGGCTACAGGTGGACATACACCCCTGACTTCCCGAGCGATCTCACACAGTACCTCACGGTCTCCCTGAAGGTCAACGACGGAAACGTCGGATCGGTTAGCGGAAAGACCGTCACAGTGAACATCCCCAGCAACGCCACTGCCGGAACGAAGTACAACGTGGTCATCCAGGCCAGCATGACCTCTCCGGTCTCCCAGACCGCCTACCAGTACGTGACATTCACAGTGGTTGGCGGACTCTCGGTCTCCGGAACCATCAACGACATAATCAAAGGCAGCAACATCAACTTCACCCCCACCGGAACATCCGGAATGGGTACAGTCACATGGACGGTCCAGTCCGGTAAGACCCTTCCGGCAGGCCTCAGCCTGAGCAACGGAAAGGTCACAGGAACCCCTACGGCCACTGGCCTTCAGACAGTCTATCTGACAGCCACGGCTCCCGGAGGAGAGACCAAGAACCTCGCGGTCTCATTCACCGTATATTCCAAGATTGTCGGAGGAGCCGCAGAGACAATCACTTCCTATGGGACCGTGGTCTCTTCCGCAGGCATAACCAATTCCGAGGACATCGGAGTCACTTGGGCGGTCACCAGCGGCACCCTTCCCACCGGATTCACTCTGAACTCCAGCACCGGAGTCGTCAACGGATCCTCTTCCGAAGTGAAGTCCACCACCATAACCATCACGGGAACCTCCAGCCACGGACCTTCCCAGACTGCAACCAAGCAGATCACCATCCAGTCCGAGCCCCAGCTCACGCTCTCCAGCGACTCCAACATCCTGACCTACAGGAACAATCCCGTCGAGAAGACCCTCCAGATCACAACCCCCGAGACATCGGCGAAGACCTGGTCCGTAGAGGACTTCTCAGGAGCGTCCGTCGAGGACGGCGTCCTGAAGATCGTGAACTCCGACCAGCCCGGTCTCAACCAGATGGTCGAGGTCACCTGTCATACGGCATACGGCCAGACCAGGTCCGCGTACTTCTTCGTCAACGTCGAGGACACCCTAGCTATCTCAGGTGATGACGTCCTCAACGGGGTCTGCGGTACAAGCTCCAAGACCTCCGCCTACACCATGTCCGGAGGATCCACCAACCAGCTCACAGCTTCCACAGAAGTCCCCGGCCTCTCATGCAGCATCGTCAACAGGGAGCTCCGCGTCATGGGATATTCCCCAGGAGAGGACCTCACAGTGACCCTGACGGCAACATCCGCCGCGGGACAGACCGCGACCAAGGAGGTAACCGTCAACCTGTACAGCCAGCTGATCTTCACATCCGCACCCACCGGCGGAGCGGTCATCTACGCCGTGTGATACGATGATCACCAAGAGCATGAGACTGTTCATGTTCGCGGCCTTGGCCATACTCATGGCCTCGGCCTGCGTCATGATTTCGGAGAACTCCGAGGAGGCGGACGCGATCTCCAACCACGGAACCTCGTCCAGCCCCCTCGATTCTCTGAGCGCCAACGGGGCCCAGTTCAACACTGACTCGAACAACTCGTACTACGTGAAGGTAGGGGGAACGGTCAGCATAACCCTCGGATCCAGCGGAAACTATTCCTATTATCCGAACACCGTGACATCGGGATACGGCCTCTCCAAAGGCAGCGGGTCCGTCTCCGGAACCATTTCTAAGGCGGGAACGATCTCCGTCGGACTCGTACGCGAGAACTCCAACGGTAACGTCTCCACTGTGAAGACCATTACGATCTACGCCGTGAACGCCTCGTCGTCCAGCTATACGGAGCAGTCCTACTCGTGGAACGTCGGGGACTCCATCAACAAGGTCCTCGGACCCGGAGACGACTTCACGGGATCCATCCCTGGAGTCACATTGTCTTCGTTCATCAATGCTGGTGTACCGTTCGTCAAGGCGGTCGGTTCTCCAACCACGGCAGGTACCTATGTGATCACCACCGATTATGATTACAAGTTCACCGTCACCGTTACCGGAAGTGCTGCGACTCAGTACACATGCTATCTGTACTACAACGCTAACGGCGGATCGGGAGTACCCAGCACCCAGTCCTATTCTGGAACGAGCACTAGCAACCATTCGTTCACCGTCTCGTCTACGACCCCCACTAGGTCGGGATACGACTTCCTCGGATGGTCCACATCGTCATCGGCTACCAGCGCCTCATACCAGGGTGGCAGCTCCATCTCCGTATCCTACAACGGATCGAAGACGCTGTATGCGGTCTGGCAGGAGAAGGTAACCACCTACACCATTACCGTCTATAAAGGGAACTGGGAAAGCTTCCATGTCCTCGGAGTGGATACAGACGTGGTCACCGCGAGCAGCAAGTCCTACACCGTTGAATCGGGAACTAGGTTCGACGTCGACTGGTACGGGGCACAGGACGAGACGGGATCGGGAACCAACTACACGTACACCGTGAGCTACGATTCCGGATGCTACAACATGGCGTCTTCCCTCTACGGCACCAGCCTCGGGGACTCCGTCACCGTGACCAAGACCGCCAAGTACTATCCGGCGGAGGAGATGGGATCGACCACCACCTACAGCTACCAGTACACCATCAAGTACAACGCGAACGGCGGATCCGGTGCCCCATCGAACACCACCGCGACGGCTTCCACCACCAGCAAGTCGATAACGTTGTCATCGACGGTGCCGACCAGATCTGGATACACGTTCCTCGGATGGTCAACTTCATCATCGGCGACATCGGCGAGCTACCAGGCTGGAACGGCCTACAGCTTCAGCTACGGGTCCACCCAGCTCTATGCGGTCTGGAAGCAGTCCACCATAACCGTCTCCGGGACCCCCGATACCTACGGTGTCGTTGGTTCCGCGTGGAGCTTCAAGCCCACCGTTTCCGTCAGCGGATGCTCGGTCTCGATAAGTGGAGCCTCATGGCTCTCTGCCAACGGGACCAACGTATCCGGAACACCCACCAGTCCGGGCACTTACAACGTGACCCTCACATTCTCGAAGTCGGGCTACACATCGGCGACCAAGACCTTCTCGATCACCGTCCTGTCCGCTCTGAATTTCGAATCATCTCCCACAGGAGGTGCGATCATCTATGCAGTTTGACAACAGAATCCTAGCAGCAGCCATGGCCCTCGCTTTCATCGTGGGGGCCTTCTCTCTGGTCGGCTCGGAAGTCGATGCCGATCCAGAGATAACGAGGGATTACGGGGAATTCTACTCCTACACCCTCCAGTTCGTATTCGACGGAGCCGACGCCCAGACCATCGACTGGGATTTCGGCGACAACACTGAGCATTCAAACGAATGGAACCCCAGGCACACATATGCCGCAGTGGGGACATACTTCGTCACTCAGACCACCACCAACACACAGGGAACGACCACTGAGATCTACAAGGTCCAGGTCATGGGATACCCCAAGCTGACCTTTAACAGCAACGGCGGTTCTGCCGTCTCCGAGATCCAGATGGATTCCTACAACGCAACGGCCACCAGACCTGCGGATCCCATCAGAGATGGATATACCTTCGACGGTTGGTATTGCGAAGCCACATTCGAGAACGCCATGGACTGGACCGCAGGCATCACAAGGTCGATGACCCTGTACGCCAAGTGGACTCCCGTCCAGGCTCCTGCTGCAACGCACACCGTGACCTTCGATTCCAACGGAGGATCCCCCGTCCAGGCTCAGACGGTCCAGGACGGTATGACCGCAACCGCTCCCGCGAACCCTACCAGGGACGGATATGTATTCTCGGTATGGTTCCTTGGAAGCCGCGCATACAGCTTCGACACCCCCGTCACCCAGGATATCACCCTGACTGCGGTATGGTCGCAGGTCCCCGAGACGGTCTACCGCACGGTGACATTCAACGTCGACGGAGGATCCACCACCGTTCCCATGATCAACGTGGAGAGCGGAACCCAGATCACCCTTCCCGGATACACCGGAACGAAGGAAGGCTATGCCTTCGGCGGATGGTCATGCAACAGCACCACCTATCAGCCCGGACAGCCTTTCACCGTGTCTTCCGACATCGTGTTCAAGGCCGTCTGGAGGTCCACTGCTCCTGTGGTCTCCGAGATCGTCGTCACATTCAACGTCGACGGCGGATCCAAACCCATAGCTGCGATGAACATCCAGTCCGGAGGCATGTTCACCTTCCCCGAATACGACGGAACGAAGGAGGACTGCACATTCGGAGGATGGGCATGCGGACTCCAGGTCTATCAGCCCGGACAGTCCGTTCAGCTCACAGGCGATGTGACCGTCAAGGCAATCTGGAATGCGGCGGAAAGCGGTTCAGGCGATGATGTGAATGATGTCATCGACCAGATCAAGGATTTCGTCGAGAAGAACCTCGTCCTGTGCATCATCATCCTCGTGTTGATCGTGCTAGCCATCCTGTACATCAGATCAAGGAGGATGTACTGACCATGTCAGCCTGGAGCAGTCTGGCCAAGGCGGTCTCGAACCTCTTCGGAAAGGGAGGCTCCACCGCCACGGCCACATGGACCAAGACCTGGACGGCCAACGGCGTCAAGAACGTCCAGACCGTCACGAAAGTGGCGGGAGAGGCTGTCCAGGCGGGAGCGAAGACAATCATCACCTGGGGCAACGCCGCGAAGGTGGCCATCGTCGGAGGGTTCACCTACCTGTTCCTTAACGGGGGCGCATCCAACGTGGTGGCCTCCACCCTCGGCATCAGCCAGGAGGCGGCCCAGATACTGATCATCTTCGGGTTCATCGTGAT carries:
- a CDS encoding ammonium transporter; this translates as MEKKMAMILMIAAVAAVSILVCVTPGSDASVDPEDETAGGSISWMLVSSSLVLLMIPGLILFYGGLLRKQSMSAMIAQSMGGAAVVGLLWVVCGYSLAFGGDGTFGDFSRLFMDGAIDTASGGNISELEFAMYQMMFAMIAPCLFLGACAERMRFQAVIAYMAAWSILIYAPLVHFVWDGGFSSMFGDWFQGLDFAGGIAIHLAAAMAGVVAVRFLGPRKEHIRKLPSHNIPMVFLGTGILVVGWMGFNGGGFGTADSYTIHAVINTIVAWLGSTVTWMIIQYSMYGRVSTVGICTGLLAGLVAITPCAGYVGIPASIFLGICGSVVGYYAISYFHSLKKFDDALDVFALHGCVTMFGLLALGFLADPAVVGEEAEGLIYGGFSLLASQIVMVLFTVVYSSAISYVILKVISLFIRVSVTPEEQDMGQDIIEHGERAYQ
- a CDS encoding TerC/Alx family metal homeostasis membrane protein gives rise to the protein MMAWIVFIIIALVLVVLDLILHRKPEHIPMKRALKETMIWILAAAGYGIFIFITFGNDKGLEFITAYIMEESMSIDNLFVFIIIFSLFSIPDEYQHKALFYGIFGAVIFRLLFMLIGVELMKFHFVMYIFGALLAYAALKTLFAKEEEEGKSKIAEFMSKHLKTSPTLDGNKFFTKIDGKKVATPLLLCVIVIEFSDLVFALDSIPAVLALSNDLLVIYTSNIFAILGLRSLYFAIKGGLSSLKYLKYGLGIILMFIAAKLLLVDFIEVPIIASLAFIVGVLLITIVASLMSKDKAPTAQ
- a CDS encoding P-II family nitrogen regulator, coding for MKMIIAIVRPEKAQDVKDAIHEAGFNGMTITHVTGRGRQAGLKFANRYGEFVVDEIEKTKFEIVVDDKDVKAVIDSVCKTATTGNHGDGKIIVLPVEETYTISDFGKLGPEGSDDKAPEEDPASP